Part of the Salvelinus fontinalis isolate EN_2023a chromosome 1, ASM2944872v1, whole genome shotgun sequence genome is shown below.
tatcacaattccagtgggtcagaagtttacatacactaagttgactgtgcctttaaacagctcggaaaaatccagaaaattatgtcatggctttagaagcttctgataggctaactgacatcatttgagtcaattggaggtgtacctgtggatgtatttcaaggcctaccttcaaactttgtgcctctttgcttggcatcatggggaaatcaaaagaaatcagccaagacctcagaaaaaaaattgtagacctccacaagtctggttcatccttgggagaaatttccaaacgcctgaaggtaccacgttcatctgtacaaacaatagtacgcaagtataaacactatgggaccatgcagccgtcataccgctcaggaaggagacgcattctgtctcctagagatgaacgtacttttgtgcgaaaagtgcaaatcaatcccagaacaacagtaaaggaccttgtgaagatgctggaggaaacaggtacaaaagtatctacatccacagtaaaacgagtcctatatcgacataacctgaaaggccgcacagcaaggaagaagccactgctccaaaaccgccataaaaaagccagactacggtttgctactacacatggggacaaagatcgtactttttggagaaatgtcctctggtctgatgaaacaaaaataaaactgtttggccataatgaccatagttatgtttggaggaaaaagggggaggcttgcaagccgaagaacaccataccaaccgtgaagcacaggggtggcagcatcatattgtgggggtgctttgctgcagaagggactggtgcactaaacaaaatagatggcatcatgaagatggacaattatgtggatatattgaagcaatatctcaagacatcagttagaaaattaaagcttggtcgcaaatgggtcttccaaatggacaatgatcccaagcatacttccaaagttgtggcaaaatggcttaaggacaagaaagtcaaggtattggagtggccatcacaaagccctgacctcaatcctatagacaatttgtgggcagaactgaaaaagtgtgtgcgagcaaggaggcctacaaaccagactcagttacaccagctctgtcaggaggaatgggccaaaattcacccaacttttgtgggaagcttgtggaaggctacctgaaacatttgacccaagataaacaatttaaaggcaatgctaccaaatactaattgagtgtatgtaaacttctgacccactgggaatgtgatgaaagaaataaaagctgaaataaacaattctctctactattattctgacatttcacattcttaaaaaaaagtggtgatcctaactgacttaagacagagaatttttagtaggattaaatgtcaggaattgtggaaaaactgagtttaaatgtatttggctaaggtgtatgtaaacttccaacttcaactgtacataacacCATATTACTTCGGATGTTATTTCGTCTCATCATTACACCATAGGATTACATGTTCATACTAATTACAGATAAAATCATGTGCCAAAGTACAACATTTCATTCAGTCTGTGTGATTGACAGGACAGATGACGAATGGGGCTAAGTTTGGACCGAGTTCATTATCACAGGTGTTGAAGTATGGATAGAGTTTCTCAGTGAAGGCGCAGCCAATGAAAGAGTAGATATGAGCCCTGGCCTCCACATTGTAGAAGGAGACACGACCCCCCTCATAATCCACAAACACCCCCACTTTCTGGGGCTTCTCtctcagggagagagggacagggggagaggtgTAGGCCTCATAGATATCCTCACCCCTCATATACACAGTCCAGAGGCCATCGACAGGGCTCATATCTATGTAATTCTTCCTGTTGATGGACTCCCTGGCCACTCCTAAAAGCCACTCAGCTTTTCCATTCACCTGCACCTCATAGTAGAATCTCCCCGAGGAGAAACTCTCTTTTCCCAGGACAGAGAGGTGATTCAAAAACCTCTCTGGGTTATAGAATTTCTTTGCGTTGTCAGGGAGTTTCTGCCGTGTGCCTCCATATCTCACTTGTTTCCGGTCCCTAGACAAGATGAGGAATGGATGTGCTGTATCAGGGTCCAGGGTCACATCCGCTGACCACTGCTGAATTGTCTTCAGCTCAACATCACACaacctcttcacctctctctctagttcttccTGAAGTGTCTGCTCCAGCTCAGACACAGCTCTCCTCAGTCCCCCCAAACACATATCACTGTGAACACTGACCTCAGACCAGTCCTTTGTGTGTTTCGGGGTACACAGGGATGGGAAggtctggaggaggaggaggtggtcctcagtgtgtgagtactgctccagctcagtgcttttcctctgtagctcagtcattTCCTGCTCCAGCTCTTTAATGAGCCCATCAGCACGATTCTCTGCTGCTTTCTGCTTGTCCTCAACCACTTCCATGAAATCAGCCTGGCTTCTCTGAATGGAATACACCAGAGCAGTGAAGACCTGCAGGCCGTCCGCTatttctctctctgcgtctctcttgTTAAGCTCTACTGAATGTTTGACCTCCTGAACCTTCTGCATTCGCTCCTGGGTCATCTGCCGTATCTGTCGCTCCGTCTTCCCCAGCTGAACCTTCCTCTCTCCACACTCTTCTTCTAGAGGGACGGTGTGGTGATTCTTGTGGTCTGTCTCAATGcagaactgacacacacacgtctgGTCGGTCCTACAGAACAGCTCCAGCAGTCTGTCATGCTTTTTACACATCCTGTCTTCCAGGTTCTCCACGGGGTCTATTAGCTTGTGCCTTTTCAGGCCGGTGACTCTCTGATGAGGCTGCAGGTGAGTCTCACAGAAAGAGGTCAGACACTCCAGGCAGGACTTCAGGGCCTTGAGCCTTGTCCCAGTGCAGACGTCACAGGACACTTCTCCAGCCTCGGCAGGGGACTCGTCTGTGTCTCTGATTCTGATCATCTTAAAATGCTCTACAATATCTCTGAATGCTGTGTTGGTTTTTAGCTCTGGTCTATGGTGGAATATTTGTTTACACAGTGGACACTGGCACAGGTCAGTTATATCCCAGTATCCGCTGATACAGACCTTGCAGAAGTTGTGTCCACATGGAATAGAGACAGGCTCAGTGAACACATCCAGACAGATAGAGCACTGGAACTGCTCTTCAGACAGGAGACGGCTAGAGGACGCCATTTCAGGAACACAATAACAGAGCAAACACAAGTCCTAGACTGAGTCAGCATTTAGACAGTAAACTGAATGGTATCCTGAATGGTAGCTGCGGTTCAGCTGTCAAGGTTtttccatctccctctgtctctatttctcttaCACACCTAAAAATCTTGTATTTTCCTTTAATTTCTCTACAAAGGTAGACTCTTAAGCTGCAAAGTTAACTTTCTGAGGAACAGGATAATGGTTGTTTCTGTGCGCAGTTTCCTCAtctatatttaactttcactTCAGCAAAGCGTCATCACTCAACTCTTTCCTTATTTGCTCTTTGCATATCTTTGCTCTTAAAGGGACAGCGTTGATATTGCATATGCCTGTCTGAAGTCTCTGCTGAGGGTTTTCATGTTCTAGCATTCTGGGGGCCCTAAGTGACATTTTGTTGGGGGCGGGGCAAACTCGTGGCAAATTTTACAGTGGAAAGAAACATTTCCAGTTTAAGttgatttcctgcaattctacacattttcccatGGGCGTAGAGAAAACTGCAATTGTATAACACATTTCATAAAATTCGAGTCATTTAGCTCTTTAGTCCGGACATCTTTAGTCCAGAGCTCTTTAGTCTGGAGCTCTTTAGTCCAGAGCACTTTAGTCCAGAGCTCTTTAGTCCGGGGCTCTTTAGTCCAGAGCTCTTTAGTCCAGAGCTCTTTAGTCCGGGGCTCTTTAGTCCGGGGCTCTTTAGTCCAGAGCTCTTTAGTCCAGAGCTCTTTAGTCCGGGGCTCTTTAGTCCGGGGCTCTTTAGTCCGGGGCTCTTTAGTCCGGGGCTCTTTAGTCCGGGGCTCTTTAGTCCGGGGCTCTTTAGTCCGGGGCTCTTTAGTCCGGGGCTCTTTAGTCCGGGGCTCTTTAGTCCGGAGCTCTTTAGTCCGGAGCTCTTTAGTCCGGGgctctttagtccagggctctttAGTCCGGGGCTCTTTAGTCCGGAGCTCTTTAGTCCAGAGCTCTTTAGTCCGGGGCTCTTTAGTCCGGGgctctttagtccagggctctttAGTCCGGGGCTCTTTAGTCCAGAGCTCTTTAGTCCAGAGCTCTTTAGTCCGGGGCTAGGCTGCTTTTTCTTTGACtcccctcgctctttctctcttcctctctcttcctctttcactcttcctctttcttcctctttctgtcgcttcctctccctcttttgcTCTCTTCATCTTCCTCTATCTTCCTCTTCCAGATTGGAATGAGGTATGAGGGGTACAGCCTCCGGGaaagactgtcagtgtgtttggcatggttAGATGATGTTCAAGGAAAGCCAAGCTGTGTTTTTGTGAGAGATAACTATtgcagctcctctctctgtcctggccATTAatcacagggtgtgtgtgtgtcagcctgcatgtgtgtgtgtctggcagaGTGTGTGTTGCATGAACTCTGTAGTCAGATTCAGCTCAGTGACAATAGAGTCTGATCCTGCTACTCTATGGAACGtctgctacatctctctctctctctccctgcctctctctgcctctctccctgcccctctttctctctctctctcaattcaatccaAGGGCGTTATTTACATGGGAAACACAtcttaacattgccaaagcaagtgaaatagataataaacaaaagtgaaataaacagtaaaaatgaacagtaaacattacactcacagaagtctCAATAcagtaaagacatttcaaatgtcatattatgtctatatatacagtgttgtaacgatgtacaaatggttaaagtacaaaagggaaaataaataaacaaatataggttgtatttacaatggtgtttgttcttcactggatgaccttttcttgtggcaacaggtcacaaatcttgctgctgtgatggcacactgtggaatttcacctagtagatatgggagtttatcaaaattgggtttgttttcgaattctttgtggatctgtgcattctgagggaaatatgtgtctctaacctgtctaggatgagggtgccgctagcggcactccccccccccccccactgaaaaggcagagccgcgaaattcaaaaaaaatatttttttaaaatatttaactttcacacattaaagtccaatacagctaatgaaagacacagatcttgtgaatccagccaacatgtccgatttttaaaatgttttacagggaagacacaatatgtaaagatgtacatctattacctaaaaatctATTAGGTAATCTATTACCTACATCTATTACCTACATCTATTacctttgtccaccaacaccagtagctatcaccaattcggctaaactaagatatttatagcccctaaccaagaaaaaacctcatcagatgacagtctgataacatatttatggtatgggataggttttgttagaaaaaagtgcatatttcaggtagatggcataggttacaattgcacccaccgtcacaaatggactagaataattacaatgagcaacgtgtttacctaactactaatcatcaaacatttcgtaaaaatacacagcatacactaatcgaaagacacagatcctgtgaatacagacaatatttcagattttctaagtgtcttacagcgaaaacacaataaatcgttatattagcatagcacatagcagcccagcattgattctagccaaagtgagcgataaaacatcgccaaaatatattaattttttcactaaccttctcagaattcttccgatgacactcctgtaacatcatattacacaatccatatagagtttgatcgaaaatgtttatatttagccaccaaaatcatggttagacaatgtgaaatgtagccaagctggtgagaaaatgtccgtgcgccacttagacagtgatctactcttatacataaatactcataaacgtgactaaaaaatatagggtggacagggattgatagacaatttaattcttaatacaatcgcggaattacattttttaatttatccttacttttcaatacagtttgcgccaagcgaagctacgtcaaaaaacatggcgtcctaagccactaacatttttcgacagaaacacgatttatcataataaaaatgtcctactttgagctgttcttccatcagtatcttggacaaaggatcctttcttgggagtaatcgtcttttggtggaaagctgtcctcttgccatgtggaaatgccaactgcgttcgggatgaactggaagcgtgcccagcaattcacagcgtttcagaaataaatgtcccaaaatcgcactaaacggatataaattgctataaaacgctttaaattaactaccttatgatgtttttaactcccataacgagtagaaacatgacccgagtaatattactccctccactaatgcttggaacaggtgcgggtcggtgtcctctaggcgcatgacgcagcaagaaaagagtgactagcctcagggttttttaatttgtagtgcctgtgaacgcgcaatcgaccccattcaaatcgtcatcacgtaaaggcatccaggggaagacgtaagcagtgtccgtatactcatagcaataacagtgcccttttaactgactccagatcaggggccaaaatttctgaaatctgactccatgtcagggaaattgctgtagaatgggctctgttccacttagagacaaaatttcaactcctatagaaactatagactgttttctatccaataataataataatatgcatattgtacgatcaaggattttgtgggaagccgtttcaaaaattacacgattagcataaatagtcacaacagcgcccccatcctcaacaggttaatatggtcatacattgggcaggaggttaggaggtgaagctcagtttccacctcattttgtgggcagtgtgcacatagcctgtcttctcttgagagcaaggtctgcctacggcggcctttctcaatagcaaggctatgctcactgagtctgtacatagtcaaagctttccttaagtttgggtcagtcacggtgttcaggtattctgccactgtgttctctctgtttagggccaaatagcattctagttcagtttttttgttaattctttccaatgtgacaAGTAATcatcttttagttttctcatgatttggttgggtctaattgtgttgttgtcctggggctctgtggggtctgtttatgtttgtgaacagagccccaggaccagcttgcttaggggactctctctaggttcatctctctgtaggtgatggctttgttatggaaggtttgggagtcACTTCCTTTCTTtatttaggtggttgtagaattgaacacttattttctggatttttttagcGGGTATCGACCTAATTCTGCTTTGCATgcgttatttgttttttttacgttgtacactgtgaattctgcatgtagaattctgcatacagagtctcaatttggtgtttgtcccatttgtgaGTTCTTGTTTGGTCAGCGGAcctcagacctcacaaccataaagggcaatgggttctattaatgattcaagtatttttatccAGATCTTAATTGGTACGTCAAAtcttatgttccttttgatggcgttgAAGGCCCtttttgccttgtctctcagctcgttcacagttttgtggaagttacctgatgtttaggctgaggtatgtatcgttttttgtgtgctctaaggCAAcgatgtctagatggaatttgtatttgtggtcctggcaactggacctttttggaataccattatttttgtcttactaagatttactgtcagggcccaagtctgacagaatctgtgcagaagatctaggtgctgctgtgctctccttggttggggacagaagcaccagatcatcagcaaacagatattttacttcagattctagtagggtgaggccgggtgctgcagactgttctagtgccctcaccaattcattgacatatatgttgaagagggtggggctcaagctgtatccctgcctccccccacagccctgtggaaagaaatgtgtgtgttttctgccaATTTTCACCACggacttgttgtttgtgtacatggattttataatgtcgtatgttttcccCCAACACCGTTTTCCATCATTTTGcctagcagaccctcatgccaaattgagtcaaaagcttttttgaaatcaacaaagcatgagaagactgtgcctttgttttggtttgtttgtttgtcaattagggtgtgcagggtgaatacgtggtctgtcgtacggtaatttggtaaaaaggcaatttgacatttgctcagtacattgttttcactgaagaAATGCACCTGTCTGTTGTTAAAGACAATGCAGAGAATTTTCCCacggttgctgttgacgcatatcccacggtagttattggggtcaaatctgtctccacttttgtggatttggGTGATCAGGCCTTGgctccaaatattggggaagatgccagagctgaggagtTTAAATATTGCTGATtggaatttgtgtgtgtgtgtgggggggggggggttgtattttgagtgtgcaaagcagtcatcaaggcaaagggtaaatactttgaagaatctaaaatctaaaatatattttgatttgtttaacacttttttggttgtttcatgatcccatatgtgttatttcatagttctgatgtcttcactattatgtgTGGAAAGGTTTTTCTGTGTTAtggtattgttttagtgattcaccatagtgaaggctcaggttttctgggtctctgtttttggttggataggattctcaatttctttcaaaggtttttgcattcttcatcaagcCATTtctcattgttgttaattttcttggGTTGTCTacttgacatttttagatttgatagggaagctgagaggtcaaatatactgttaaggcTTTCTGCTGCcaggtttacaccttcactattacagtgttATGTTTTGTTCAGGAAGTTGTCAAAAAGGCTTGAATTTGTTGTATTTTGGTAGGTTTCTACACTGCTTtacttccatctatagcatttcttaatattattcagttcctttggctttgatgcctcattgAGTATTGCTCTATTCAAGTACACTGTGATTTTGCTGGGTTGAGGTCTCTCTTtcttggcctctctctctctccgactctctctctctctgactctctctctctccctgcctctctctccctgcctctctctctctttcggcccttctgtctctctttccctgcccctctctctctgcccctctctctctctctctctctctctctctctctctctctctctctctctctctgtctctctctctctctctctctgcccctctctctctctctctctctctctctctctctctctctccctctctccctctctcaatctcggcctctctcagcctatccttcgctctgtctcgctctctctctgcatctctttctctctcgctctgcctctctcacgggcctctctctctccggcctctctctctcgggcctctgcctctctctcggcctgactcgctctcactctctctctctgccttgctctcgctctctctctgcctcgctcttgctctctctctgcctctctctctctctgcccctcttgcTGCCTGGGAGattattgttgtgtgtgtgtgtgtgtgtgtgtgtctttggttCAGCATTATGTTTGCGTCAGCAGCAGTTTCATTTAGCCTTTGTTTGTTGTTTATGCCTCCTCCACTAATTCCACCTCTAAAGTACAGAGTGTATACTCCTAAGGAATTCTCAGACTACAGAGTGTGTACTCCTTAGAGGGTGGCCTCCACCATTTTGAGTAAGGG
Proteins encoded:
- the LOC129822835 gene encoding E3 ubiquitin-protein ligase TRIM68-like, with the translated sequence MASSSRLLSEEQFQCSICLDVFTEPVSIPCGHNFCKVCISGYWDITDLCQCPLCKQIFHHRPELKTNTAFRDIVEHFKMIRIRDTDESPAEAGEVSCDVCTGTRLKALKSCLECLTSFCETHLQPHQRVTGLKRHKLIDPVENLEDRMCKKHDRLLELFCRTDQTCVCQFCIETDHKNHHTVPLEEECGERKVQLGKTERQIRQMTQERMQKVQEVKHSVELNKRDAEREIADGLQVFTALVYSIQRSQADFMEVVEDKQKAAENRADGLIKELEQEMTELQRKSTELEQYSHTEDHLLLLQTFPSLCTPKHTKDWSEVSVHSDMCLGGLRRAVSELEQTLQEELEREVKRLCDVELKTIQQWSADVTLDPDTAHPFLILSRDRKQVRYGGTRQKLPDNAKKFYNPERFLNHLSVLGKESFSSGRFYYEVQVNGKAEWLLGVARESINRKNYIDMSPVDGLWTVYMRGEDIYEAYTSPPVPLSLREKPQKVGVFVDYEGGRVSFYNVEARAHIYSFIGCAFTEKLYPYFNTCDNELGPNLAPFVICPVNHTD